A genomic region of Colletotrichum destructivum chromosome 5, complete sequence contains the following coding sequences:
- a CDS encoding Putative major facilitator superfamily, MFS transporter superfamily, translating into MLCVLLGGADGHPSSIPPSPSLSLPPFSSPTLQLPHMANDKVPDAPSGQEPTIHGSTMGAGAPRAASEKANNTDDEPAFLEHAATNNSEAFKEARRVNAIEALGIPDWQAKEKKIVRTLDMTLLPQLWILYMFNYLNRTNIAQARLDEDFEATLQLGNTDYSTAVALLTVGYMLAQLPSNMLITRVRPGLYLPTCAILWSGVSATTAAVTTPGQLFGVQFILGIIEAPLFPGAVYLMSCWYTRRELALRTALLYSGLVLAQAFSGLIAAGVFSGMSGAAGLRGWQWLFVLEGILSAFFALTAYFILPNYPHSKTGGAMWSMTEDMRRIAVARIEADRVEQPTDSTVWQGLRLALTDLKTYIFIFMNIFMTSSYGFNNFFPTMVRGFGMGSSTMALVLTAPPYILGTAVSFGVAWSSDRKKERGFHIMANNCISIVGFIISVATLNTAARYTAAFLYTSGSFSANALVYTWAVSSLGQTPEKRAAGGAIVNIMGHLGNVMSPYFFPDSDSPRYTMAMILQIVFAGLTFCMAFTSKTYLRRQNKKLRTAADASGEVYNPFTT; encoded by the exons ATGCTCTGTGTGCTCTTGGGAGGAGCAGACGGGCACCCATCGTCgatccctccctccccctctctctcccttccccctttctcttccccgACTCTGCAACTCCCACACATGGCGAACGACAAGGTGCCCGACGCGCCCTCGGGCCAGGAGCCCACGATCCACGGCAGCACCATGGGAGCCGGGGCGCCGCGCGCGGCCTCGGAGAAGGCCAACAAcacggacgacgagcccgcgTTCCTCGAGCACGCCGCGACAAACAACTCGGAGGCCTTCAAGGAGGCCCGGAGGGTGAacgccatcgaggccctcggcatcccggACTGgcaggccaaggagaagaagattgTCCGGACTCTGGACATGACGCTGCTGCCCCAGCTGTGGATCTTGTACATGTTCAACTACCTGAACCGCACAAACATCGC ACAAGCCCGTCTCGACGAGGACTTTGAGGCGACACTCCAACTCGGGAACACCGACTACAGTACCGCAGTCGCCCTACTCACCGTCGG CTACATGTTGGCACAGCTGCCTTCCAACATGCTCATCACCCGAGTCCGCCCGGGCCTCTACCTTCCGACCTGCGCCATCCTGTGGTCCGGCGTTTCCGCCACGACGGCTGCCGTCACCACCCCGGGCCAGCTCTTTGGTGTCCAGTTCATCTTGGGTATCATTGAAGCCCCCCTATTCCCTGGT GCCGTCTACCTTATGTCATGCTGGTACACCCGGAGAGAGCTCGCCCTCCGCACCGCGCTCCTCTACTcgggcctcgtcctcgcccaaGCCTTCTCcggcctcatcgccgccggcgtcttctccGGCATGTCTGGGGCCGCAGGACTCCGTGGGTGGCAGTGGCTTTTCGTGCTCGAAGGAATCCTCAGTGCCTTCTTTGCGTTGACCGCCTATTTCATCTTGCCCAACTATCCTCACTCCAAGACCGGGGGCGCGATGTGGTCCATGACGGAAGATATGCGGAGGATCGCCGTGGCCCGCATCGAGGCCGACCGTGTGGAGCAGCCTACCGACTCGACAGTCTGGCAGGGTCTGCGTCTGGCGCTGACCGATCTGAAAACGTACATTTTC ATCTTCATGAACATCTTCATGACATCTTCCTACGGCTTCAACAATTTCTTCCCAACCATGGTCCGCGGCTTCGGCATGGGTAGCAGCACGATGGCCCTCGTCCTCACTGCGCCGCCCTACATCCTGGGCACCGCGGTGTCCTTCGGCGTGGCGTGGTCTTCGGacaggaagaaggagagaggtTTCCACATCATGGCCAACAACTGCATATCCATCGTTGGTTTCATCATCTCCGTCGCGACCCTCAACACGGCGGCGCGCTACACGGCGGCCTTCCTGTACACGTCAGGCTCCTTCTCCGCCAACGCTCTG GTTTACACCTGGGCCGTCTCGTCGCTCGGCCAGACGCCCGAGAAGCGTGCGGCtggcggcgccatcgtcaacatcaTGGGTCACCTGGGCAACGTCATGTCGCCCTATTTCTTTCCCGACAGTGACTCGCCGCGCTACACGATGGCCATGATCCTCCAgatcgtcttcgccggcctGACATTCTGCATGGCCTTCACGTCCAAGACCTATCTGCGCAGGCAGAACAAGAAGCTGCGGACCGCGGCGGATGCGAGTGGTGAAGTGTACAACCCCTTTACGACGTGA
- a CDS encoding Putative basic-leucine zipper domain, transcription factor PAP1, Yap1 redox domain superfamily encodes MDFSHQYFAQTQPYQFMGIPPLTPSHSNSAGSDDFNTTSPPDVYAAEFPNDHHFASFDNYPPAQFNHQHTSFPGPPGPPTPPNHGLPVQQPVQSQPQPPQHNGMSAPPVHQIKPQPDAVAHKQEPLDDHSRRGQSNSDDEDLTPAQSRRKAQNRAAQRAFRERKERHVKDLEAKLADLEAEAQQKSTENERLKREMQKISTENEILRATSSMNGHHSSASPEPRMTGPMHYNPKDFYTDLLAPHNNKTPSHRVAISSDGERLLAAGATWDFIISHPLFKRGMVDVGDVSERLKNQARCDGQGPVFSERCILEAIQGSVASGSDELL; translated from the exons ATGGACTTCTCCCATCAGTACTTCGCGCAAACGCAGCCCTACCAGTTCATGGGCATCCCGCCCCTCACGCCATCCCATTCCAATTCCGCAGGTTCAGACGACTTCAACACGACATCTCCACCA GACGTCTACGCCGCCGAATTTCCAAACGACCACCACTTCGCCTCTTTTGATAACTATCCTCCCGCCCAGTTTAACCACCAGCACACTTCTTTCCCTGgtcctcccggccctcctACTCCGCCAAATCATGGCCTGCCCGTCCAGCAGCCCGTCCAGTCGCAGCCTCAGCCGCCACAGCACAATGGAATGAGCGCTCCTCCCGTTCACCAGATCAAGCCCCAGCCCGATGCTGTCGCCCACAAGCAGGAGCCCCTAGACGATCATTCTCGTCGGGGCCAGTccaactcggacgacgaagacCTGACGCCCGCCcagtcgaggaggaaggccCAAAACCGCGCCGC ACAACGCGCATTCCGGGAACGGAAGGAGAGGCACGTCAAGGATCTGGAAGCGAAGCTCGcggacctcgaggccgaagcaCAGCAAaagtcgacggaaaacgaACGGCTCAAGCGAGAAATGCAAAAGATCAGCACCGAGAACGAGATCCTACGTGCCACCTCGTCGATGAACGGCCACCACAGCTCAGCGTCCCCCGAGCCGCGGATGACAGGCCCTATGCACTACAATCCCAAAGACTTCTACACGGACCTGCTCGCGCCGCACAACAACAAGACGCCTAGCCACCGAGTCGCTATTTCGTCCGACGGAGAACGCTTGCTCGCCGCTGGCGCTACGTGGGATTTCATCATCAGCCACCCACTCTTCAAGAGAGGCATGGTGGATGTGGGCGACGTGAGCGAGCGGCTGAAGAACCAGGCACGGTGCGACGGCCAGGGCCCGGTCTTTTCGGAGCGCTGCATCCTGGAGGCCATCCAAGGCAGCGTCGCCAGCGGAAGTGACGAGCTGCTCTAG
- a CDS encoding Putative CDP-alcohol phosphatidyltransferase — protein MVYVRQDRLPALKEYKYSSVDRSLTSKYILKPFYTNVVIKIFPMSMAPNLITLSGFMFVIANVLTLLWYNPTLDQDCPPWVYYSWAIGLFLYQTFDAVDGSQARRTHQSGPLGELFDHGVDALNTSLEVLIFAASQNMGQGWMTVGVLFSSLLTFYTQTWDEYHTKTLTLGIINGPVEGVLILVGVYALTGYMGGASFWQQSLLRTFGVSEKLGIPESLYELSFTQWYMVQGSFVLVLNTIESARNVIKARRARGDRSRGALLGLLPFFGMWVLIAAYLLLHPTILYSHLVPFVMFAGVVNAYSVGQMITAHLVKLDFPYWNVLGLPLAFGVGDALGPKLQEYFGFGWPSALGDGVYQVAFMFLMLGLAVGVYGSFVVDVIVTICDYLDIWCLTIKHPWVEGRDGEGSAQVNGKKSQ, from the exons ATGGTCTACGTGCGCCAGGACCGCCTTCCGGCGCTCAAGGAGTACAAGTACTCGAGCGTCGACCGCTCGCTGACGTCAAAGTACATCCTCAAGCCCTTCTACACCAACGTCGTCATCAAAATCTTCCCCATGAGCATGGCGCCGAACCTCATCACCCTGTCTGGCTTCATGTTCGTCATCGCCAACGTCCTGACGCTGCTGTGGTACAACCCGACGCTCGACCAAGACTGCCCCCCATGGGTCTACTACTCATGGGCTATCGGCCTGTTCTTGTACCAGACGTTTGACGCGGTCGACGGTTCGCAGGC CCGAAGAACACACCAGTCCGGACCCCTCGGCGAGCTTTTCGACCACGGCGTCGATGCGCTCAACACCTCGCTCGAGGTCCTCATCTTTGCTGCGTCGCAGAACATGGGACAGGGTTGGATGACTGTCGGCGTCCTCTTTTCTT CACTCCTCACCTTCTACACCCAGACATGGGACGAGTACCACACTAAGACGCTCACACTCGGCATCATCAACGGACcggtcgagggcgtccttatcctcgtcggcgtctaCGCGCTGACGGGCTACATGGGTGGCGCCTCCTTCTGGCAGCAGTCGCTCCTCCGGACATTTGGCGTCTCGGAGAAGCTGGGCATCCCCGAGTCCCTGTACGAGCTTTCCTTCACGCAGTGGTACATGGTCCAGGGCTCTTTCGTGCTCGTCCTCAACACGATCGAGTCGGCGCGCAACGTCATCAAGGCCCGCCGCGCGCGTGGTGACCGCTCCCGCGGCGCGTTGCTGGGCCTCCTGCCCTTCTTCGGCATGTGGGTGCTCATCGCGGCAtacctgctgctgcatccgACCATCCTGTACTCGCATCTCGTGCCGTTCGTCATGTTCGCCGGCGTCGTGAACGCGTACTCTGTCGGGCAGATGATCACGGCGCATCTGGTGAAGCTCGATTTCCCCTATTGGAACGTCCTGGGCCTGCCGCTCGCATTCGGGGTCGGTGATGCGCTGGGCCCGAAGTTGCAGGAATACTTCGGTTTCGGCTGGCCCAGCGCGCTGGGCGATGGCGTCTATCAGGTCGCCTTCATGTTCCTCATGCTCGGTCTGGCAGTTGGTGTTTATGGCAGCTTCGTCGTGGATGTCATCGTTACCATTTGCGACTACCTCGACATCTGGTGCTTGACGATCAAGCACCCATGGGTCGAGGGTcgggacggcgagggcagcgCCCAGGTCAACGGCAAGAAGTCTCAGTAA